From Procambarus clarkii isolate CNS0578487 chromosome 49, FALCON_Pclarkii_2.0, whole genome shotgun sequence, a single genomic window includes:
- the LOC138351426 gene encoding sericin-2-like: MREAAGVSSSSRREPAGVSSSRREPSGVSSSRREPAGVNSSRRESAGVSSSRRDSAAGESQQGSAAGESQQGSAAGESQQESAAGESQQGSAAEESQQGLAAGESQQGSAAGESQQGSAAAEESQPGSAAGESQQGSAAAGESQQGSAAGESQQGSAAGESQQGLAAGESQQGSAAGESQQGSAAGESQQGSAAGESQQGSAAGESQQGLAAGESQQGSAAAEESQQGSAAGESQQGLAAGESQQGSAAAGESQQGSAAAEESQQGSAAGISRGQQQERVSKG; this comes from the coding sequence ATGAGAGAGGCagcaggggtcagcagcagcagcaggagagagccagcaggggtcagcagcagcaggagagaacCATCaggtgtcagcagcagcaggagagagccagcaggggtcaacagcagcaggagagagTCAGCaggagtcagcagcagcaggagagattCAGCAGCAGGAGAGAGTCAGCAGGGATCAGCAGCAGGAGAGAGTCAGCAGGGATCAGCAGCAGGAGAGAGTCAGCAGGAATCAGCAGCAGGAGAGAGTCAGCAGGGGTCagcagcagaagagagtcagcaaGGGTTAGCAGCAGGAGAGAGTCagcaggggtcagcagcaggagagAGTCagcaggggtcagcagcagcagaagagagtcagccggggtcagcagcaggagagAGTCAGCAGGgatcagcagcagcaggagagagtcagcaggggtcagcagcaggagagAGTCagcaggggtcagcagcaggagagAGTCAGCAAGGGTTAGCAGCAGGAGAAAGCCagcaggggtcagcagcaggagagAGTCAGCAGGGATCAGCAGCAGGAGAGAGTCAGCAGGGATCAGCAGCAGGAGAGAGTCagcaggggtcagcagcaggagagAGTCAGCAAGGGTTAGCAGCAGGAGAAAGCCagcaggggtcagcagcagcagaagagagtcagcaggggtcagcagcaggagagAGTCAGCAAGGGTTAGCAGCAGGAGAAAGCCagcaggggtcagcagcagcaggagagagtcagcaggggtcagcagcagcagaagagagtcagcagGGATCAGCAGCAGGGATCagcaggggtcagcagcaggagagAGTCAGCAAGGGTTAG
- the LOC138351427 gene encoding putative manganese efflux pump MntP translates to MTRQGREVSNLNSETRLARETCEGGRLLLGLRGLLLGLGGLLLGLGGLILGLGGLLLGLGGLLLGLGGLLLGLGGLLLGLGGLLLGLRGLLLGLGGLLLGLGGLLLGLGGLLLGLGGLLLGLGGLLLGLGGLLLGLGSLLLGLGGLILGLGGLILGLGGLLLGLGGLLLGLGGLLLSLGGLILGLGGLILGLGGLILGLGGLILGLGGLILGLGGLILGLGGLILVLGGLILGLGGLILGLGGLILGLGGLILGLGGLLLGLGGLILGLGGLLLGLGGLILGLGGLILGLGGLILGLGGWYCALPAY, encoded by the exons ATGACTCGTCAAGGCAG GGAGGTCTCGAACCTGAATTCCGAGACGCGACTCGCTAGAGAGACTTGTGAAGGCGGCCGCCTCTTACTGGGTCTTAGAGGCCTCTTACTGGGTCTTGGAGGCCTCCTACTGGGTCTTGGAGGCCTCATACTGGGTCTTGGAGGCCTCCTACTGGGTCTTGGAGGCCTCCTACTGGGTCTTGGAGGCCTCCTACTGGGTCTTGGAGGCCTCCTACTGGGTCTTGGAGGCCTCCTACTGGGTCTTAGAGGCCTCTTACTGGGTCTTGGAGGCCTCTTACTGGGTCTTGGAGGCCTCCTACTGGGTCTTGGAGGCCTCCTACTGGGTCTTGGAGGCCTCCTACTGGGTCTTGGAGGCCTCCTACTGGGTCTTGGAGGCCTCCTACTGGGTCTTGGAAGCCTCCTACTGGGTCTTGGAGGCCTCATACTGGGTCTTGGAGGCCTCATACTGGGTCTTGGAGGCCTCTTACTGGGTCTTGGAGGCCTCCTACTGGGTCTTGGAGGCCTCCTGCTGAGTCTTGGAGGCCTCATACTGGGTCTTGGAGGCCTTATACTGGGTCTTGGAGGCCTCATACTGGGTCTTGGAGGCCTCATACTGGGTCTTGGAGGCCTCATACTGGGTCTTGGAGGCCTCATACTGGGTCTTGGAGGCCTCATACTGGTTCTTGGAGGCCTCATACTGGGTCTTGGAGGCCTCATACTGGGTCTTGGAGGCCTCATACTGGGTCTTGGAGGCCTCATACTGGGTCTTGGAGGCCTCTTACTGGGTCTTGGAGGCCTCATACTGGGTCTAGGAGGCCTCCTACTGGGTCTTGGAGGCCTCATACTGGGTCTTGGAGGCCTCATATTGGGTCTTGGAGGCCTCATACTGGGTCTTGGAGGCTGGTACTGTGCACTCCCAGCTTACTAA